DNA from Toxoplasma gondii ME49 chromosome X, whole genome shotgun sequence:
CACACCAGGGCCTTACAGCGGACGCTTTTTTTGTCCCTAAGCGTCGGTGAGGTACGGGTAACACCACTGCGGTGCGGCTGGATAACTTGCTTCATTGTAGACGATCTGTCCATTCTTGTGACCGTACGGCAATTTTCGTATCAGTAAACATAAAGAGTTTACAATGGCGACAGACAGCAGTAGCGGCCTCTCCTTACCGCCAAAGAATGCCGAACtgcgggagaaagaggatgCTGCACTCCAAGGAGATGATCTCCGACTCATCGTGGCGCTCGCCGACAGAAATCCAGTTGAAATTGAGGTAGCCTATTTGTGATGAGCCAAGCTGACCAACTGAACGCAGGCAAAACACACTTCTTAAATGACAATTAGGTGCAGGTCGCAAACAAAGTTGCTGACAAGGTAGACCATGCAGCATCTGCTCACTGTACAGGAAGTGCAACGTGACAGTTTCGTTTAAAACGCACCACATTTTGACACACTTGCTACGATTCAGACGTTATGTGGGCGAATTTGGGAGGGAAAAGTGAAAGCAGGGAAGCGCATCTGCTTGATATCCGCAAGCGCCGCTACAATGTCGAGCTTTTTCAGTGTCGTATAGTGTTTTTGCACTTTTTATCCTCCATGTCGAACAATGTTTATGTATGAGCGATTTTTTCACAGGTAAAGAGCAGTACCGAGGTTGGATACGTGAAGCTATTACTGGCAGACCGCCTTGGCATCGAagcgcggcgtctgcgcctGTTCTACCACAACGACAGCAAAGAAGTGACTCTGATTGATCCGATGAGCTTGTGCGACTTCAAAGGCATTCGGCCACCTAGCGCCGAGATCCAAGCCCAGATATTGTGAACTTCGTCTGAGAAACTGCTTTCTAAATGTCCACTGCAGTGCCacggcagaagaaaggcgagcgACATACTATTTCAGCGTACATTTGAGAGCTTTGTAGGCAGTGTGGTAGCGCTGGCGGCACAGTCATCCCACGACTGTGCAAGCGGTGATAGTGAGTCGTTACCTGTGGTTTTTACACTCGAGGTACATGTTCAGATATCCGACGGACGCAGGCAAGAGCTGCAGAGTGATTGTACTGCGACATCCGGGAATGCGTGCACCTTCGTGACGATGACTGGCATCGTGACTGTAGGAatcgtttcgttttttcgaagCATATCTCTCGTATTTTTCAATGGCTGGACGTACGGCAACGTAGTCTCCGACCGAGTTTCAGGTCGGCTGCTCTAGAGCGGCACTGACTCTTCACAGTATGAATAGTGTTCGTTTCGGGTACTCAACTCTTTTCGAGGTGATAAGCTGAATGCTTCGAGTTCTGTTATGGATGTCATCCAGAAGGATTAGTCGTTTTCAAACATTCCAGGATGTCAGCAGTCGCAGGGCTTGCCAGGATCggagcatgcatgcacttccAGATTTGTGATAATCCGGCCCGGTAAATTCATATATCCCACCATACGGAACGTactcttttgtttttctctacCACCTTCAGCTACAGTT
Protein-coding regions in this window:
- a CDS encoding hypothetical protein (encoded by transcript TGME49_207240), whose amino-acid sequence is MATDSSSGLSLPPKNAELREKEDAALQGDDLRLIVALADRNPVEIEVKSSTEVGYVKLLLADRLGIEARRLRLFYHNDSKEVTLIDPMSLCDFKGIRPPSAEIQAQIL